The sequence TGGTTAAAGTCAATGGCCAAGTGGTTATTGTTCCACAAACCATTGTCTCTCCAGATAAGGATGTCATTACTGTTCGGGAGCAACCGATCAAGAAAAAAGAGGATAAAGTCTATTACATTCTCAATAAGCCCGCTGGCTATATTTGTTCAGCCCGGAAAAGCGGTCAGTCCAAACTGGTATTGGATCTCTTTCAAGAAGAGGGCCACCGCCTTTTTACTGTAGGCCGTCTGGATAAAGATACCCAAGGCCTCTTGATTGTGACAAATGATGGGCACTTTGCCAATGAGGTCATCCATCCCTCCGCCAATATTCAAAAAGAGTATGTCGCCAAAACCGACCAAGAAATTTCTGCTGAGCATCTTAAAGCCATTTCCAACGGAACTTTAGTAGAAGGAGCTTTTGTTAAGCCTTTGCGTGTAGAAAAAGTTCGGCGTGGAACATTGAAAATTGTGATCGGAGAAGGAAAAAAAAGAGAGGTCCGCCTGCTTCTTAGCGCAGCGGGTCTTAAAGTGAAAGAATTAACCCGCATTCGTTTAGGCGGGCTTGTATTAGGACCTTTGCCAGTAGGCAGTTGGCGTCCCTTAACACAGAAAGAAAGACAATCTATTTTTGCATAATAATAAAATGAAGACTAAAAAAATTCCCTTATCTGATTTTGAAACGGTCATGCCTTTGCTTATAGGCGCTTGGCGTCGTTTCCATAAACTGGCCGGACCCGGAGATGTCTTGCAAACTCGCGAATTTCGCAGTGTTGTATCAGCTGTCCAGACACTTCAACAAGGTCTGGAATCAAGTCAAAATCTTGCCGGACAAGACTATTTTTCCCAACCCGATTTATTGGGCGCCTACTTGCTTTATCATTGGCCACTGCATTATCAGCAAGGTTTATCCCTTATCAATGAAATTCCCGATACGCCTGGGCGCGTACTGGATATCGGAAGCGGACCTGGGGCATTTGCCTTTGCTGCTTTGCGCCATGGGGCAAGAGAAGTGATCGCCCTTGACCGCAATGCCGCCGCTCTCCAGCTAGCCGCCGAGGTATGCGGACGTTATGGATTTCCTTTGACCGTTAGACGGCATGACGTGCATAAAATCTCTTTTCCTGTTGAGGGAAAATTTGATCTCATTATTGTGGGCCACTGCCTGGAAGAGCTTTTTCCCGATACGCAGAAAAATTGGATGAGCCAGCAAAAAGCGTGGATTGATGCCCTTTTACAAAAGCTCACGCCTCAAGGCCATTTGCTCTTAGTCGAAAGCTCGCTTCTTCATACCAACCGACGGGTGCTAGAACTGCGCGATCAACTCGTCAAAAACAATATCGCCGTTCAAGCCCCTTGCGTATGGCAGGGAGAATGCCCAGCCTTGCAAACGAAGAATAGCCCTTGTTATGCCCAACGAGAATTAGAAAAACCCTATCTTATCAAAGAGATTCAACGGGCGGCACAGATCAATTTAGGCTCTTTAAAAATGTCCTATCTCATTCTTCGCAGCCCAGGGGCAGCTTGGCCGACCCTCCCACCCCGCCCTCTCTACCGAATCATCAGCCCACCCGTTGAAACGCAAACCGGCAAACGCTTTTACCTTTGCGGGACCGACGGCAAAAAAAACCTAGGCTCCCACTTGACCCAGCATCCTCCCGAATCGCGGGCCTTCGAATATCTGAAGAGAGGAGAATTGATTTCCGTAGAAGAGGCTCTGGAAAAATCCAATCATTTTGATATTGTCCTGGGCACACGCATCAAAG is a genomic window of Candidatus Protochlamydia phocaeensis containing:
- a CDS encoding pseudouridine synthase produces the protein MEKNRLSKVLAAAGIASRRACEQLIFDGLVKVNGQVVIVPQTIVSPDKDVITVREQPIKKKEDKVYYILNKPAGYICSARKSGQSKLVLDLFQEEGHRLFTVGRLDKDTQGLLIVTNDGHFANEVIHPSANIQKEYVAKTDQEISAEHLKAISNGTLVEGAFVKPLRVEKVRRGTLKIVIGEGKKREVRLLLSAAGLKVKELTRIRLGGLVLGPLPVGSWRPLTQKERQSIFA
- a CDS encoding small ribosomal subunit Rsm22 family protein; this encodes MKTKKIPLSDFETVMPLLIGAWRRFHKLAGPGDVLQTREFRSVVSAVQTLQQGLESSQNLAGQDYFSQPDLLGAYLLYHWPLHYQQGLSLINEIPDTPGRVLDIGSGPGAFAFAALRHGAREVIALDRNAAALQLAAEVCGRYGFPLTVRRHDVHKISFPVEGKFDLIIVGHCLEELFPDTQKNWMSQQKAWIDALLQKLTPQGHLLLVESSLLHTNRRVLELRDQLVKNNIAVQAPCVWQGECPALQTKNSPCYAQRELEKPYLIKEIQRAAQINLGSLKMSYLILRSPGAAWPTLPPRPLYRIISPPVETQTGKRFYLCGTDGKKNLGSHLTQHPPESRAFEYLKRGELISVEEALEKSNHFDIVLGTRIKVEAALNKPLPDEEFPSD